gtaggaggacgtgggtttgagtgcgctgaagcgcattaccctcttatttatgagttaggCCAACGCGACTAGCGCGACTCAACTCAAACCCAATCTACACATGGACAATAAACACCCTTGATCATCAGACCATCACATGGGTTTGATTGttcttagaatttttaatttataatgcatgcacataaataaatttcttaggGGTCGAAATTGAgtcacatatttttataaaaattagattcaattttattattgtaatttattctttttgaggattaaattataattttataaattttgggaTCCAAAAACAATTACTTCATTTTAAGGTTAACTCCCACCTTCTCCGTGTGCATGTACTATTAATATGTTAGGCTTGTTTCGAGAGATAccttaagaaataaaaaattatatataattataatttatttgtccAAATAATTAACATCAAATACATTTAATTATAGCTATTTTCggtgaaacaaataaaattgtggaactttcttaaaataaataaatgaagttgTGGAGAATGAAATCTCATATCTGCACATGTATGTGTTTTAACATTTGATTTGTATGTAATTTTGGGCAGCTGAAAAATTAGGGTTACCAAGTTCACCACCCTATCTTTCTTTGTCAGTCAACAATATTACTTCCCACTTAACCGGTGCTAGCTTCGCCTCGGGCGGTGCCGGAATCTTCAACAGCACCGATCATGTCTTTGTAAGTTGGAAAATCACATATTGatgtattctttttttttttttgttctttgtttatatatatatatatatatatatatatatatatatatatatatttgtttatggATCAAGTTATTCACCCAAACCTAATGATCTATTGAAATTTGCAAggatttgtacaaaaatattagGTCTATTAAAAATATGGACCAAACTCATGCTCAAACCTTAAAAGACCCAAACTTGTCCTggtccttttaattttataatagattatattatattatattatttttatatattatataatttataacacaaattaaatatataaaatatataatactatattgtTAGTTAAGttatctatatataaaattttagtaaataaaaaataaataaaatgttttaatattaaattaaaaataaatatttattttaaaataataatgaaatctAAAATAGGATGGAGTTAACCaattacaaatataaacaaatttaaataaattttaaattcatatttttgaacaaatttaaaatttattaatatcaaaaGTGTTACCTAAATCCAGCTGTATCCATAAACCCATCTACTTGTAAATAATGAACTAATTGGGCCTTTTTATTTGTTCGGCCTAATTTCGTTGTGTTTgcttacaaaattattaagaatagCTTGAGCCCACACTGGGCtgttgaaaacaaaaacaaaatcaataactGCGGTGAGCGTGGATCGAACACGCGACCTTCAGATCTTCAGTCTGACGCTCTCCCAACTGAGCTATCCCCGCTAactgatattttttatttctaaattattttaatgtgaCAGGGTCAGGCAATACCACTGTCAAACCAAGTGGACGATTTCATGTCGCTGAATAAAATCCTGATGAAGCAGGGAAGTTCTGCAGCACAAAATCACACGTCAAAATCTCTCTTCGCTTTTGTTATTGGGAGTAACGATCTCTTCGATTACTTTGGATCTCCAAATCTTAGAAAGCAGAACACCCCACAGCAATATGTAGATTTGATGGTTACCACTCTCAAACAACAACTCATGGTAACTTAACTACTTTCttaaaccattttaaatttggataattcaagcttaccaattaaattttgatttgagttatgttaagtttaattatttaagatttcgattaggtgaatttaaattttgagtttataCAGTTAACTTGAATTtagctaaatttaaattcaagttaatataatctaattttCGAACTTACATATCTACCTATATACATGGATTATGTGTGTTATTTTTGTAACTTGATCTTAAGTTTTACTATTTTGGCAGAGACTCTACGCAGTGGGTGCACGGAGATTCTTTTTGGGTGGTGTAGGAGCCATAGGATGCATCCCGGTAGAAAGAGTTAAAAACAAAAGCCATGGATGCAATGCAGAACATAATTTTTGGGCTGTCAAGTACAATGATGGGCTAAAGGCAAtgttgaatgaattaaaatccAAGCTTCGAGGCTTCAACTACTCGTTCTTTGATACTTATGGTATCATGCAAACCATCACCCAAAACGCATCTACTTACGGTACTAATTAccacctttatttttattttattttttttattattatttaaattatctaGTCTTGCTGTAGATTTAGGAgcaaactaatattttttttactataaaatgAAGAATTTAATCACCGTCCATTTCATTTTGAAATCAAtaggtaaaattgtaaatgatGATAAAGTTcaatattaacaaatattaaattgtcGTGTTTTAGATTggagtttaaattatattagagTAATTTCTAAAATTCACTTTTACGCATCtaataaaaatgtttcaaaagaATATCATACACTTTTAACATGAGAACAATTCTCctgaataatattttaattttaattagtattgatcgattaaatataattttaacaaattaaggtTCATTATCTATGTCAGGGTGGGctaaaatttagaatatttataattttaaggaaaatgattagattaagatttagggtttaaagagagtttagggttttaaattttatataagaatatattttttaattttagagttaaaaataataataagagttaaattgattttttgatatattatattattcatgcactctaaaaatatatgatatgttatgttattatttaatctcattttaaaacaaaacaagtaaTTTTTAACATTCTAATTAACGATCTAAAATTCTActtatttgcttcaaaattaaCTATAGACAAACTAAATAGCTAGTTTTTATAATAAAGAGATTAATTTGCTCTTCAACCTATAGGACAAGGATCAATTAGGTATttaacctcttttttttttttgtcttaattgtcttcttcttttttgtaaggaaaaaaaaaaagaagatagaagagtttacccttttatttgCCATTTTTGAGCAGGGTTCAATGAGACAGAAGCTGCTTGCTG
This sequence is a window from Gossypium raimondii isolate GPD5lz chromosome 5, ASM2569854v1, whole genome shotgun sequence. Protein-coding genes within it:
- the LOC105768461 gene encoding GDSL esterase/lipase At5g55050, whose translation is MVKMDGNNFIFFLTICVLSWRMELLKAQMVPAVYVFGDSLVDVGNNNFLPVSFAKANFPHNGVDFPTRKPTGRFCNGKNAADLLAEKLGLPSSPPYLSLSVNNITSHLTGASFASGGAGIFNSTDHVFGQAIPLSNQVDDFMSLNKILMKQGSSAAQNHTSKSLFAFVIGSNDLFDYFGSPNLRKQNTPQQYVDLMVTTLKQQLMRLYAVGARRFFLGGVGAIGCIPVERVKNKSHGCNAEHNFWAVKYNDGLKAMLNELKSKLRGFNYSFFDTYGIMQTITQNASTYGFNETEAACCGLGELRAIVPCLPFVTQCSNRTDHMFWDLYHPTEATTGIVVDTLFDGPSQYCVPINVRQLVSG